A region of Sugiyamaella lignohabitans strain CBS 10342 chromosome A, complete sequence DNA encodes the following proteins:
- the ERV1 gene encoding Erv1p (Flavin-linked sulfhydryl oxidase of the mitochondrial IMS; N-terminus is an intrinsically disordered domain that in the cytosol helps target Erv1p to mitochondria, and in the intermembrane space oxidizes Mia40p as part of a disulfide relay system that promotes intermembrane space retention of imported proteins; functional ortholog of human GFER (ALR); GO_component: GO:0005758 - mitochondrial intermembrane space [Evidence IEA]; GO_component: GO:0005758 - mitochondrial intermembrane space [Evidence IDA] [PMID 11493598]; GO_component: GO:0005739 - mitochondrion [Evidence IEA]; GO_component: GO:0005739 - mitochondrion [Evidence IDA] [PMID 14576278]; GO_component: GO:0005739 - mitochondrion [Evidence IDA] [PMID 16823961]; GO_function: GO:0016971 - flavin-linked sulfhydryl oxidase activity [Evidence IDA] [PMID 10899311]; GO_function: GO:0016491 - oxidoreductase activity [Evidence IEA]; GO_function: GO:0016972 - thiol oxidase activity [Evidence IEA,IEA]; GO_function: GO:0016972 - thiol oxidase activity [Evidence IMP] [PMID 15989955]; GO_process: GO:0006879 - cellular iron ion homeostasis [Evidence IDA] [PMID 11493598]; GO_process: GO:0034599 - cellular response to oxidative stress [Evidence IMP] [PMID 15989955]; GO_process: GO:0055114 - oxidation-reduction process [Evidence IEA,IEA]; GO_process: GO:0045041 - protein import into mitochondrial intermembrane space [Evidence IMP] [PMID 15989955]; GO_process: GO:0045041 - protein import into mitochondrial intermembrane space [Evidence IMP] [PMID 16181637]), whose amino-acid sequence MTGVGAASIDKKPAMEEDDDVVIQPKDCPPDSQLLGRSTWTLLHTMAANYPEKATFAEQAEMGSFLNIFSKVYPCWYCADDFRSWLNKPENKPKLGGKEEFSLWLCGAHNQVNNKLGKPQFKCVDWRSRWLDGWSDGRCD is encoded by the coding sequence ATGACTGGAGTTGGAGCAGCTTCTATTGATAAAAAACCAGCTatggaagaagacgatgacgTCGTCATACAACCAAAGGACTGTCCACCTGATTCTCAATTGCTAGGACGGTCAACATGGACATTATTACACACAATGGCAGCCAATTACCCAGAGAAGGCTACATTTGCAGAGCAAGCAGAAATGGGCTCGTTTCTAAATATCTTCTCTAAAGTGTACCCCTGTTGGTACTGTGCAGACGATTTCCGCAGTTGGCTCAATAAACCAGAGAACAAACCAAAGCTGGGAGGTAAGGAAGAGTTCAGTCTCTGGCTTTGTGGTGCTCATAATCAAGTCAACAATAAATTGGGCAAGCCTCAATTCAAATGTGTAGACTGGAGATCTCGTTGGCTAGACGGGTGGTCTGACGGAAGATGTGATTGA
- the VRP1 gene encoding Vrp1p (Proline-rich actin-associated protein; involved in cytoskeletal organization and cytokinesis; promotes actin nucleation and endocytosis; related to mammalian Wiskott-Aldrich syndrome protein (WASP)-interacting protein (WIP); GO_component: GO:0030479 - actin cortical patch [Evidence IDA] [PMID 9412475]; GO_component: GO:0005935 - cellular bud neck [Evidence IDA] [PMID 9412475]; GO_component: GO:0005737 - cytoplasm [Evidence IEA]; GO_component: GO:0005856 - cytoskeleton [Evidence IEA,IEA]; GO_component: GO:0000131 - incipient cellular bud site [Evidence IDA] [PMID 9412475]; GO_component: GO:0043332 - mating projection tip [Evidence IDA] [PMID 19053807]; GO_function: GO:0003779 - actin binding [Evidence IEA]; GO_function: GO:0003779 - actin binding [Evidence IPI] [PMID 9412475]; GO_process: GO:0051666 - actin cortical patch localization [Evidence IMP] [PMID 8590801]; GO_process: GO:0030036 - actin cytoskeleton organization [Evidence IGI,IMP,IPI] [PMID 9412475]; GO_process: GO:0007015 - actin filament organization [Evidence IPI] [PMID 9412475]; GO_process: GO:0007121 - bipolar cellular bud site selection [Evidence IMP] [PMID 9412475]; GO_process: GO:0006897 - endocytosis [Evidence IMP] [PMID 8590801]; GO_process: GO:0006897 - endocytosis [Evidence IMP] [PMID 9742397]; GO_process: GO:0032465 - regulation of cytokinesis [Evidence IMP] [PMID 15941409]), whose translation MAGPPPPPPPPPPPLAFGSLSSQSTSAPAPVGPPPGAGGGRDALLGDIRKGMKLKKAVTNDRSAPQTGGRVVSSSSGGSGGPSSRSRGGAPPVPTNAGRAPPIPPSSAPSAPSMDDDEPPAGPPQLAGLFAGGMPKLKHRAGGVNVERSKDSSDSSFAPSGSAPAIPVIPGRPGTTSSIPSLPSGRPPVRAPPIPDSSAPPAPPPPPPPSNSAPPAPPIPISPSPSSFAPSIPKLRHVTPNSGPSAPSGAPPPPPSAPAPPIPGSGGAGFKGRSVSSSSNTVPTAPSVPSSRPGGKPPAPIPGKPKSLASRSPSLASGSSFPATPPPPPPGSSSSLRPPVPGGGTRGRSPSGSSQNSFTPPPSSPAPPAPPPPPPSASVSSSSANFSSAPPPPAPPPPPSLFSSTATPPPPPPAPPSFSSSAAPPPAPPPPPPPSTSSFSSSIAPPPPAPAPSAPAPPPPPPPPAPALSTPSHISPLRSAVVPPSPPPAPSLAPPPPSFAPPSPSAPPAPPPAPPVAPPSSTAPPPPASSPPSTPSQGSTSLNIFSRRTISSASSDIRKIDPSSYTISATNGRSNGSSESAPPVVKIDDSRFRFRNQNDIPKPRKFDGKTKLYPSGRGSSVPLNLASYT comes from the coding sequence ATGGCAGGACCTCCACCTCCgcctcctccaccacctcctccttTGGCATTTGGATCACTTTCCAGTCAATCGACGTCAGCTCCGGCCCCCGTAGGACCCCCacctggagctggtggtggcagaGATGCTTTACTTGGCGATATTCGGAAAGGaatgaaactgaaaaaggCTGTAACAAATGATAGAAGTGCTCCTCAGACAGGTGGAAGAGTTGTATCGAGTTCATCAGGAGGATCTGGTGGACCAAGCTCAAGATCACGAGGTGGTGCTCCACCAGTGCCGACGAATGCTGGTCGTGCTCCCCCAATTCCACCCTCTTCTGCTCCTTCTGCCCCATCAATGGATGATGACGAACCTCCAGCCGGTCCTCCTCAATTGGCTGGATTATTTGCTGGTGGAATGCCCAAATTAAAACACAGAGCTGGTGGAGTCAATGTTGAAAGAAGCAAGGACTCCAGTGACTCTAGCTTTGCCCCGTCTGGTTCGGCTCCTGCAATTCCTGTAATTCCTGGTCGTCCAGGTACTACATCCTCCATTCCATCATTGCCATCAGGCAGACCTCCAGTACGGGCTCCTCCAATTCCTGACAGTTCTGCTCCTCCAGcgccaccacctccacctccaccttcTAACTCGGCACCACCTGCGCCTCCTATTCCAATATCTCCTTCACCATCTTCATTCGCTCCGTCAATTCCTAAACTTAGACATGTAACTCCCAATTCAGGCCCATCAGCTCCTTCAGGagctccaccaccaccgccatcagcaccagcacctcccattcctggttctggtggtgccGGCTTCAAGGGACGGTCCGTCAGTTCCTCTAGCAATACGGTTCCTACTGCCCCTTCTGTGCCGTCATCTCGTCCTGGCGGTAAACCTCCTGCTCCTATACCTGGAAAACCAAAGTCATTGGCATCCCGGTCGCCATCATTGGCCTCTGGGTCATCCTTCCCAGCaacaccacctcctccacctccaggATCCTCTTCGTCTTTAAGACCACCGGTACCTGGTGGAGGTACTAGAGGACGGTCTCCAAGTGGATCATCTCAGAATTCATTCACTCCTCCACCTTCGTCACCAGCTCCTCCGGCTccccctccacctccaccttcTGCATCGGTCTCTTCATCAAGTGCCAACTTTTCTTctgctccaccaccaccggctcctcctcctccccctTCTCTGTTCTCATCGACTGCTActccccctcctccaccaccagcgCCTCCATCTTTCTCTTCATCGGCAGCTCCGCCACCtgcacctcctccacctccacctccttcCACTTCCtctttttcatcatcaatagcaccacctccacctgcTCCAGCGCCTTCTgctccagctccaccacctccgcCACCTCCACCGGCCCCAGCTTTGTCGACGCCATCGCATATCTCCCCACTTCGCTCGGCGGTTGTGCCCCCTTCTCCcccaccagcaccatcaCTTGCTCCCCCACCTCCATCATTTGCTCCACCTTCTCCCTCTGCTCCACctgctccaccaccagctcctccTGTAGCACCTCCTTCCTCGACagcccctcctcctcctgcttCATCTCCTCCATCCACTCCAAGCCAAGGATCAACGTCTCTCAATATCTTTTCACGAAGAACAATCtcatctgcttcttctgacATTCGAAAGATTGATCCTTCGTCATACACAATCTCAGCAACTAACGGACGATCTAACGGATCGTCTGAGTCTGCTCCGCCTGTTGTGAAGATTGATGATTCGCGATTTAGATTCAGGAACCAGAATGACATTCCCAAACCACGCAAGTTTGATGGTAAAACCAAGCTTTATCCAAGTGGAAGAGGTAGCTCTGTTCCTTTGAACCTAGCAAGCTATACATAG